One Ranitomeya variabilis isolate aRanVar5 chromosome 5, aRanVar5.hap1, whole genome shotgun sequence DNA window includes the following coding sequences:
- the IL17RA gene encoding interleukin-17 receptor A isoform X1: MAPAVRLLVLAGLLGVARGLRVIHSPAFNCSQPGIECTVRDSDCLDLSWLRPADWTPTAPSSMAVTAGIGLNETGHRVPVLMVNWTLGIDFSIQILQGAEISVLDFSSGRSRCVQFQFNNRFDSQLDHQQQAWKFFYDKFEMFPGNEYLVSVQHLPKERHGSLNRREQRFRAPGCSEDGMMETWTCCKEGYCWSPKISLEFSEEQLIVTFTPRSDALRYGVLVDISDMEIMRSEEVVLQQGATSERVQVIIPNPVSYEPCWYNVSVWPHMDNCHTDCVRQWYAPTCPPSETPAPPTPVPPMPVHVWLIVAAVMVMAFVSTIIFFWRFRDCIYGSGKASAPPPSVPPPPPPLLEKQKVWLVYSADHELYVNVVVRLADFLRLAWGLDVILDRYQSQVIGIKGAMAWLGYQKAEIEKANGTILILCSRGVQAKWRAMQTAQEERVSLPEDAAYMFGDLFTPALANILPDFQMANPYDRYLVAYFSDLSDFGDIPSPLEICPRYALIENLEHLLFRIQRIESHQPNVQYNVDVAGHPSYRYLVKAVEQCRTWQETHVDWLGREYISAQADEQPVVEDEAGHELTRRVCPRILQPEASVSLVSPHLTMPEPLRSVNPSLVVGNSAGYVVPQINEEPSPVTFVKPSLNMEALGASYRQQPFLVDADESVPLHERRLDKMVLSIPTDQDGVTEDLGEAQRRFLCQTFFDQYVDPEDVFHAEDPRLSPAVDLERSLLDSLRQVDLPMLSDQEDQSEDLGEAQKRFLLQSDFVDQAGAMFNPLVDDDTYSDVCESVQGDLLNAQHKFLLQTILGDQHIASDLVPGAEWPATVYERQPLLRDTDKPLPTGSECFLLTYPSAPTDLGEMCVLGGQRMSPQMDYEYEQGGGHYLNAGETDNKHRHFEDLGYGTMNPNNGQTL; the protein is encoded by the exons ATGGCGCCGGCTGTCCGCCTCCTCGTCCTCGCTGGGCTCCTGGGTGTCGCCCGGGGACTCCGAGTCATCCACTCCCCAGCCTTTAACTGCTCCCAGCCG GGGATTGAGTGCACAGTCCGGGACA GTGACTGCCTGGATCTCAGCTGGCTCCGACCCGCCGACTGGACCCCCACAGCCCCCTCTAGTATGGCGGTGACCGCGGGGATCGGGCTGAACGAGACGGGACACCGCGTGCCGGTCCTGATGGTCAACTGGACCCTAGGCATCGACT TCAGTATCCAGATTCTACAAGGTGCGGAGATCTCGGTTCTGGATTTTTCGTCCGGCCGCAGTCGTTGTGTTCAGTTCCAGTTCAATAACAGGTTTGACAGTCAGCTCGATCATCAGCAGCAGGCG TGGAAGTTCTTCTATGACAAGTTTGAGATGTTTCCTGGTAACGAATACCTTGTAAGTGTCCAGCACCTGCCGAAAGAGCGACATGGAAGCCTAAACCGCAGAGAGCAGAGATTTAGAGCTCCAG GGTGCAGTGAGGATGGGATGATGGAGACGTGGACCTGCTGTAAGGAAG GATATTGCTGGAGCCCTAAGATCAGCCTGGAATTCTCCGAAGAGCAGCTGATTGTGACGTTTACCCCTCGTAGCGATGCCCTCAGATATGGCGTCCTAGTGGATATCAGCGATATGGAGATCATGCGGTCGGAGGAGGTCGTCCTGCAGCAG GGGGCGACTTCTGAACGAGTGCAGGTTATCATCCCCAACCCTGTGTCCTACGAGCCTTGCTGGTACAACGTCTCG GTTTGGCCACATATGGATAATTGTCATACGGACTGCGTGCGGCAGTGGTACGCTCCAACGTGTCCCCCTTCTGAAACACCAGCTCCTCCGACCCCAG TGCCGCCGATGCCGGTCCACGTGTGGCTGATTGTGGCCGCTGTaatggttatggcttttgtgagcACAATAATCTTCTTTTGGAGGTTTCGAG ATTGTATCTATGGATCAG gtAAAGCCTCTGCCCCGCCCCCGTcagtgccaccaccaccaccacctctgctGGAGAAGCAGAAAGTATGGCTGGTTTACTCCGCCGATCACGAGCTTTACGTCAATGTCGTCGTGAGGCTGGCAGACTTCCTGCGCTTGGCTTGGGGCCTGGACGTCATTCTGGATCGGTACCAGAGCCAAGTGATCGGGATAAAAGGTGCCATGGCCTGGCTGGGCTATCAAAAAGCCGAAATCGAGAAGGCAAATGGGACCATCCTCATTCTCTGTTCTAGAGGTGTCCAAGCAAAATGGCGGGCGATGCAGACCGCTCAGGAAGAGCGGGTGTCGCTGCCTGAAGACGCTGCTTACATGTTTGGGGACCTCTTCACTCCAGCTCTGGCAAACATCCTCCCTGACTTCCAGATGGCCAACCCTTATGATCGATACCTGGTGGCTTATTTCAGTGACCTGAGTGATTTCGGCGATATCCCTTCTCCACTTGAAATCTGCCCTCGGTACGCACTGATTGAAAACCTGGAACACCTTTTATTCCGCATCCAGAGGATAGAAAGCCATCAGCCCAACGTGCAATATAACGTGGACGTGGCCGGACACCCAAGCTACCGCTACTTGGTGAAGGCCGTGGAGCAGTGCCGGACTTGGCAGGAGACACACGTGGATTGGTTAGGGAGGGAATATATCTCTGCACAAGCGGATGAGCAGCCCGTGGTGGAGGACGAGGCTGGACATGAGCTCACTCGTAGAGTCTGTCCTCGCATCCTCCAACCGGAGGCTTCAGTCTCTCTCGTGAGTCCTCACCTCACCATGCCAGAGCCTCTTCGATCGGTAAACCCGTCTCTTGTGGTTGGGAACTCAGCTGGCTACGTGGTACCTCAAATTAATGAGGAGCCGTCGCCAGTCACCTTTGTGAAGCCATCCCTTAATATGGAAGCTCTCGGGGCATCTTATAGACAGCAGCCGTTCTTGGTCGATGCAGACGAGTCCGTACCACTTCATGAACGACGCTTAGATAAGATGGTCTTGTCTATACCAACGGACCAAGACGGCGTGACGGAGGACTTGGGCGAAGCCCAAAGAAGGTTCCTCTGCCAGACCTTCTTCGATCAATACGTTGACCCTGAAGATGTCTTCCATGCAGAAGATCCAAGACTGTCTCCAGCTGTCGACTTGGAACGGTCTCTTCTTGACTCGTTGCGTCAGGTGGACTTGCCCATGCTTAGTGACCAAGAAGACCAATCTGAGGACTTGGGTGAAGCCCAGAAAAGGTTTTTATTACAGAGTGACTTTGTAGATCAGGCCGGAGCAATGTTCAATCCTTTGGTTGATGACGACACATATTCCGACGTGTGTGAATCTGTCCAAGGTGACTTGCTGAACGCTCAGCATAAGTTTCTCCTGCAGACCATCCTCGGCGATCAGCACATTGCCTCAGACCTGGTCCCCGGCGCAGAATGGCCAGCGACTGTTTACGAACGTCAGCCATTGTTACGAGACACCGACAAACCTCTGCCGACCGGCAGTGAATGTTTCCTTCTAACTTATCCATCCGCACCCACGGATCTCGGAGAAATGTGTGTCCTGGGGGGTCAGAGAATGAGCCCCCAGATGGACTATGAATACGAGCAGGGTGGTGGCCATTACCTGAATGCGGGTGAGACTGATAACAAGCACCGCCACTTCGAGGATCTGGGATATGGAACTATGAACCCTAATAATGGCCAGACGCTATAA
- the IL17RA gene encoding interleukin-17 receptor A isoform X2 has product MFPGNEYLVSVQHLPKERHGSLNRREQRFRAPGCSEDGMMETWTCCKEGYCWSPKISLEFSEEQLIVTFTPRSDALRYGVLVDISDMEIMRSEEVVLQQGATSERVQVIIPNPVSYEPCWYNVSVWPHMDNCHTDCVRQWYAPTCPPSETPAPPTPVPPMPVHVWLIVAAVMVMAFVSTIIFFWRFRDCIYGSGKASAPPPSVPPPPPPLLEKQKVWLVYSADHELYVNVVVRLADFLRLAWGLDVILDRYQSQVIGIKGAMAWLGYQKAEIEKANGTILILCSRGVQAKWRAMQTAQEERVSLPEDAAYMFGDLFTPALANILPDFQMANPYDRYLVAYFSDLSDFGDIPSPLEICPRYALIENLEHLLFRIQRIESHQPNVQYNVDVAGHPSYRYLVKAVEQCRTWQETHVDWLGREYISAQADEQPVVEDEAGHELTRRVCPRILQPEASVSLVSPHLTMPEPLRSVNPSLVVGNSAGYVVPQINEEPSPVTFVKPSLNMEALGASYRQQPFLVDADESVPLHERRLDKMVLSIPTDQDGVTEDLGEAQRRFLCQTFFDQYVDPEDVFHAEDPRLSPAVDLERSLLDSLRQVDLPMLSDQEDQSEDLGEAQKRFLLQSDFVDQAGAMFNPLVDDDTYSDVCESVQGDLLNAQHKFLLQTILGDQHIASDLVPGAEWPATVYERQPLLRDTDKPLPTGSECFLLTYPSAPTDLGEMCVLGGQRMSPQMDYEYEQGGGHYLNAGETDNKHRHFEDLGYGTMNPNNGQTL; this is encoded by the exons ATGTTTCCTGGTAACGAATACCTTGTAAGTGTCCAGCACCTGCCGAAAGAGCGACATGGAAGCCTAAACCGCAGAGAGCAGAGATTTAGAGCTCCAG GGTGCAGTGAGGATGGGATGATGGAGACGTGGACCTGCTGTAAGGAAG GATATTGCTGGAGCCCTAAGATCAGCCTGGAATTCTCCGAAGAGCAGCTGATTGTGACGTTTACCCCTCGTAGCGATGCCCTCAGATATGGCGTCCTAGTGGATATCAGCGATATGGAGATCATGCGGTCGGAGGAGGTCGTCCTGCAGCAG GGGGCGACTTCTGAACGAGTGCAGGTTATCATCCCCAACCCTGTGTCCTACGAGCCTTGCTGGTACAACGTCTCG GTTTGGCCACATATGGATAATTGTCATACGGACTGCGTGCGGCAGTGGTACGCTCCAACGTGTCCCCCTTCTGAAACACCAGCTCCTCCGACCCCAG TGCCGCCGATGCCGGTCCACGTGTGGCTGATTGTGGCCGCTGTaatggttatggcttttgtgagcACAATAATCTTCTTTTGGAGGTTTCGAG ATTGTATCTATGGATCAG gtAAAGCCTCTGCCCCGCCCCCGTcagtgccaccaccaccaccacctctgctGGAGAAGCAGAAAGTATGGCTGGTTTACTCCGCCGATCACGAGCTTTACGTCAATGTCGTCGTGAGGCTGGCAGACTTCCTGCGCTTGGCTTGGGGCCTGGACGTCATTCTGGATCGGTACCAGAGCCAAGTGATCGGGATAAAAGGTGCCATGGCCTGGCTGGGCTATCAAAAAGCCGAAATCGAGAAGGCAAATGGGACCATCCTCATTCTCTGTTCTAGAGGTGTCCAAGCAAAATGGCGGGCGATGCAGACCGCTCAGGAAGAGCGGGTGTCGCTGCCTGAAGACGCTGCTTACATGTTTGGGGACCTCTTCACTCCAGCTCTGGCAAACATCCTCCCTGACTTCCAGATGGCCAACCCTTATGATCGATACCTGGTGGCTTATTTCAGTGACCTGAGTGATTTCGGCGATATCCCTTCTCCACTTGAAATCTGCCCTCGGTACGCACTGATTGAAAACCTGGAACACCTTTTATTCCGCATCCAGAGGATAGAAAGCCATCAGCCCAACGTGCAATATAACGTGGACGTGGCCGGACACCCAAGCTACCGCTACTTGGTGAAGGCCGTGGAGCAGTGCCGGACTTGGCAGGAGACACACGTGGATTGGTTAGGGAGGGAATATATCTCTGCACAAGCGGATGAGCAGCCCGTGGTGGAGGACGAGGCTGGACATGAGCTCACTCGTAGAGTCTGTCCTCGCATCCTCCAACCGGAGGCTTCAGTCTCTCTCGTGAGTCCTCACCTCACCATGCCAGAGCCTCTTCGATCGGTAAACCCGTCTCTTGTGGTTGGGAACTCAGCTGGCTACGTGGTACCTCAAATTAATGAGGAGCCGTCGCCAGTCACCTTTGTGAAGCCATCCCTTAATATGGAAGCTCTCGGGGCATCTTATAGACAGCAGCCGTTCTTGGTCGATGCAGACGAGTCCGTACCACTTCATGAACGACGCTTAGATAAGATGGTCTTGTCTATACCAACGGACCAAGACGGCGTGACGGAGGACTTGGGCGAAGCCCAAAGAAGGTTCCTCTGCCAGACCTTCTTCGATCAATACGTTGACCCTGAAGATGTCTTCCATGCAGAAGATCCAAGACTGTCTCCAGCTGTCGACTTGGAACGGTCTCTTCTTGACTCGTTGCGTCAGGTGGACTTGCCCATGCTTAGTGACCAAGAAGACCAATCTGAGGACTTGGGTGAAGCCCAGAAAAGGTTTTTATTACAGAGTGACTTTGTAGATCAGGCCGGAGCAATGTTCAATCCTTTGGTTGATGACGACACATATTCCGACGTGTGTGAATCTGTCCAAGGTGACTTGCTGAACGCTCAGCATAAGTTTCTCCTGCAGACCATCCTCGGCGATCAGCACATTGCCTCAGACCTGGTCCCCGGCGCAGAATGGCCAGCGACTGTTTACGAACGTCAGCCATTGTTACGAGACACCGACAAACCTCTGCCGACCGGCAGTGAATGTTTCCTTCTAACTTATCCATCCGCACCCACGGATCTCGGAGAAATGTGTGTCCTGGGGGGTCAGAGAATGAGCCCCCAGATGGACTATGAATACGAGCAGGGTGGTGGCCATTACCTGAATGCGGGTGAGACTGATAACAAGCACCGCCACTTCGAGGATCTGGGATATGGAACTATGAACCCTAATAATGGCCAGACGCTATAA
- the TMEM121B gene encoding transmembrane protein 121B: MTAGEFPHGGPGRLPGGGPGCALCGCYKALSVVLLLAQGALLDLYLIAGTDLYWCSWIATDLVVVAGWGIFYSKNSRGQRAYQRSLGSTGYGQVLRPKKGHFAYSHLAWLIYAIAFTPKVTLILCTQIVDLIEAGVPLGSTGFRLTVALSVPLLWSLVRSLSIDPRGWPHQRASGYFLASCLDLLDIYALLDPMLEGKLLLNPLIRYPLLVVYFVALASPVLWLSELDSAAPAGCCRLFLRLLCSSLVDAPLLAVRCFLVFGPDHQPMSVFMLKNVFFLASRWLEVLELCCLLKSPGPDLADRPPVQFSHCVSENDMGPHAYVNTLAVTSQN, from the coding sequence ATGACGGCTGGGGAGTTCCCACATGGGGGCCCTGGAAGGTTGCCAGGCGGGGGCCCAGGCTGTGCACTCTGTGGCTGTTACAAGGCGCTGTCCGTGGTGCTGCTGCTGGCCCAGGGGGCGCTGCTGGACCTGTACCTGATCGCGGGCACTGACCTGTACTGGTGCTCCTGGATAGCCACTGACCTGGTCGTGGTAGCCGGATGGGGGATCTTCTACTCCAAGAACAGCCGGGGCCAAAGAGCCTATCAGAGGTCGCTCGGCTCCACCGGGTACGGCCAAGTCCTCCGGCCAAAGAAGGgccactttgcctacagccacctgGCCTGGCTGATCTATGCCATAGCCTTCACCCCGAAGGTGACCCTGATCCTCTGCACCCAGATAGTGGATCTGATCGAGGCCGGGGTCCCGCTGGGCAGCACCGGCTTCAGACTCACGGTGGCGCTCTCGGTTCCTCTCCTGTGGTCTCTGGTGCGCTCGCTGAGCATTGACCCGCGAGGGTGGCCACACCAAAGAGCCAGCGGCTACTTCCTCGCCTCCTGCCTGGACCTGCTGGACATCTACGCTCTGCTGGACCCCATGCTGGAAGGGAAGCTACTGCTAAACCCCCTGATCCGCTACCCTCTCCTGGTGGTCTACTTTGTGGCTCTGGCCTCCCCCGTCCTCTGGTTGTCAGAGTTGGACTCGGCAGCTCCGGCCGGCTGTTGTCGCCTCTTCCTTCGCCTTCTCTGCAGCTCGTTGGTGGACGCCCCCCTCTTGGCCGTCCGTTGCTTCTTAGTTTTTGGTCCGGACCACCAACCCATGTCCGTCTTCATGTTAAAGAATGTCTTCTTCTTGGCCAGCCGCTGGTTGGAGGTCCTGGAGCTCTGCTGCCTCCTGAAATCTCCTGGTCCCGACCTCGCGGACCGCCCGCCGGTACAGTTCAGCCACTGCGTCTCCGAAAACGACATGGGACCCCACGCTTACGTCAACACGctggctgtgacctcacagaactGA